One window of the Eucalyptus grandis isolate ANBG69807.140 chromosome 8, ASM1654582v1, whole genome shotgun sequence genome contains the following:
- the LOC104414552 gene encoding splicing factor, arginine/serine-rich 19, with product MADRSRSAAAAAAAAAGRRQPSRLQRRAPASLQIASPASQQWNVAIPLLSPLASSPTSPPTRLADLRSSSAAPAPAGPGRARTSRRRSRRRSRSRSGSTRRPRSATSPPRASRRSSRGEAPEFFSSARVQEGFVSHGGPSDLDPTVLVRFPRSARADRLTSM from the coding sequence ATGGCCGACAGATCCAgaagcgccgccgccgccgccgccgccgccgccggcagACGCCAGCCCAGCCGTCTCCAGCGCCGCGCCCCGGCCTCCCTCCAGATCGCCAGCCCGGCCTCCCAGCAGTGGAACGTCGCGATCCCCCTCCTCTCCCCCCTCGCGTCCTCCCCGACCTCGCcgccgacgaggctcgccgaccTCCGGTCGTCGTCGGCCGCGCCGGCCCCGGCGGGGCCAGGGCGCGCGAGGACCAGCCGGAGAAGAAGCCGGCGGCGATCGCGTTCAAGAAGTGGCAGCACCCGGCGGCCCCGTTCTGCTACGAGCCCGCCCCGCGCAAGCCGTCGTTCGTCCCGGGGTGAAGCGCCGGAGTTTTTTTCCTCTGCGCGTGTACAGGAGGGATTCGTGTCTCACGGGGGGCCGTCTGATTTAGATCCGACGGTGCTCGTGCGCTTTCCCCGAAGCGCGCGGGCCGACCGACTGACTTCAATGTAG